A window of Rhododendron vialii isolate Sample 1 chromosome 11a, ASM3025357v1 contains these coding sequences:
- the LOC131306628 gene encoding uncharacterized protein LOC131306628, whose protein sequence is MGGQVSKQVERRKAISTQKKTLCDLQQGCGKEFPGCDYRPPDRKNWMSGLNPEKVHINKIVWPGTHDSATNKIGVPFITRPFAQCQSLSIYHQLVRGARVIDIRIQEDRRVCHGILLTYSVDVVINDIKRFLSETQSEVIILEIRTEFGHEDPPEFDKYLEDQLGEFLIHHDDHVFEKTIAELLPKRVICVWKPRKSPQPRAGGPLWSSGYLKDNWIDTDLPSTKFESNLKHLSEQPPVVSRKFFYRVENTVTPQADNPVLCVKPVTGRIHGYARLFITQCSSRGCADRLQILSTDFIDEDFVDACVGLTHARIEAKA, encoded by the coding sequence ATGGGTGGCCAGGTCTCCAAACAGGTGGAACGCCGGAAAGCAATCTCAACTCAGAAGAAAACCCTATGTGATCTTCAACAAGGCTGTGGAAAAGAGTTCCCAGGTTGCGACTACCGCCCTCCTGATCGGAAGAACTGGATGTCTGGCCTCAACCCAGAGAAGGTCCACATCAACAAGATTGTATGGCCGGGGACCCATGACTCGGCCACCAACAAGATTGGAGTACCATTCATCACTCGCCCCTTTGCCCAATGCCAATCCCTGTCCATATACCATCAGCTTGTACGTGGGGCCCGTGTTATTGATATCCGAATCCAAGAGGATCGCCGAGTTTGTCACGGAATCCTCCTTACTTATAGCGTGGACGTCGTAATCAACGACATCAAGAGGTTCTTGTCAGAGACCCAATCAGAGGTCATAATTCTGGAGATCCGAACTGAGTTTGGACACGAGGATCCGCCTGAGTTCGACAAGTACTTGGAGGATCAACTTGGCGAGTTCCTGATTCACCACGATGATCATGTGTTTGAGAAGACAATTGCAGAGTTGTTGCCAAAGAGAGTTATTTGCGTTTGGAAGCCAAGAAAGTCACCTCAGCCAAGGGCCGGAGGGCCGCTATGGAGTAGTGGGTATTTGAAGGATAATTGGATTGACACAGACTTGCCATCAACAAAGTTTGAGAGCAATTTGAAGCATTTGAGCGAGCAGCCGCCAGTGGTGTCCAGGAAATTCTTTTACCGGGTTGAGAATACGGTAACGCCTCAAGCGGATAACCCGGTGTTGTGTGTTAAACCGGTGACGGGTCGAATCCATGGGTATGCTCGGCTTTTCATAACTCAGTGCTCCTCCAGGGGCTGTGCTGACCGGCTGCAGATCTTGTCAACTGATTTTATTGATGAGGATTTTGTTGATGCTTGCGTCGGGCTAACACATGCAAGGATTGAAGCTAAGGCCTGA
- the LOC131308320 gene encoding uncharacterized protein LOC131308320 isoform X1, which yields MGSKKKRKRGVVLVERPTIHPRNKYSDNPPDFAQLASLYPSFEPFVFFSRDGRPRIDWTDFNATRELTRVLLLHDHSLNWWIPDGQLCPTVPNRSNYIHWIEDLLSSEIITNTHPKGDGEVVRGFDIGTGANCIYPLLGASLLGWSFVGSDVTDVALEWAERNVKNNPHISGLIEIRKVESGKMTSYGEESCEGQLVDSGSNTLTHEIEARNPEPDFLLPLELHSNVNKSYHGPPVLNGIVRDGEEFDFCMCNPPFFESMEEAGLNPKTSCGGTLEEMVCPGGEEAFISRIIQDSFELKQSIRWYTSMVGRKSNMKILMSKLREVGVTVVKTTEFVQGQTCRWGLAWSFMPPAKKVISSHITEKSVLSFTLEGLQRQYSAIHVLQSVETFFCGAGATCKSNASAFTLDITASNDHFDAILKNELSNLSEPAPCQYKEVVSNGSGCSPLPLNDLSLRITVFQQIPGTLLVRGSLQHRESPAAGAFPLIFLRLEEVLKLKFCREKASAGGSSINRAR from the exons ATGGGGagcaagaagaagaggaagaggggggTGGTGCTGGTGGAGAGGCCAACCATACACCCTCGAAACAAGTACTCCGACAACCCACCCGACTTCGCCCAATTAGCCTCTCTGTACCCTTCTTTTGAGccctttgttttcttctctcgTGACGGTCGACCCAGAATCGACTGGACCGATTTCAATGCCACCAGAGAGCTCACTAGGGTTTTGCTCCTCCACGATCATTCCCTCAATTG GTGGATTCCTGATGGGCAGCTCTGCCCTACTGTGCCAAACAGATCTAACTACATTCACTGGATTGAAGATCTATTGTCATCCGAAATTATTACAAACACTCATCCTAAAGGTGATGGTGAAGTTGTAAGAGGTTTTGATATTGGAACCGGGGCCAACTGTATCTATCCGCTTCTTGGTGCATCCCTTCTGGGATGGAGTTTCGTCGGGTCAG ATGTGACTGATGTTGCATTGGAGTGGGCGGAGAGAAACGTGAAAAATAATCCACACATTTCTGGTTTAATTGAAATTAGAAAGGTTGAGAGTGGCAAGATGACATCTTATGGGGAAGAGTCATGTGAAGGCCAGCTGGTTGACAGTGGAAGCAATACACTCACACATGAAATTGAGGCAAGAAATCCAGAGCCTGATTTTCTACTTCCACTCGAATTGCATTCAAATGTGAATAAGAGTTATCATGGACCCCCTGTACTTAATGGCATTGTCAGGGACGGAGAGGAATTCGACTTCTGTATGTGTAATCCTCCATTTTTTGAGTCAATGGAGGAAGCAGGGTTAAATCCAAAAACGTCCTGTGGTGGGACCCTAGAGGAGATGGTTTGTCCTGGTGGAGAGGAAGCTTTCATCAGCCGTATAATTCAGGATAGTTTTGAATTGAAGCAGTCTATCCG GTGGTACACATCAATGGTTGGAAGGAAATCAAACATGAAGATCCTGATGTCAAAACTTCGTGAGGTTGGAGTAACTGTAGTTAAGACAACTGAATTTGTTCAAGGCCAAACTTGCCGATGGGGGCTAGCATGGTCATTCATGCCTCCTGCCAAGAAAGTTATATCATCTCATATCACCGAGAAGAGTGTGCTCTCTTTCACGCTTGAG GGTCTTCAACGCCAATACAGTGCAATACATGTGTTGCAATCTGTGGAAACCTTTTTCTGTGGTGCTGGTGCAACTTGTAAATCAAATGCTTCTGCATTTACCCTTGAT ATCACTGCTTCTAATGATCATTTTGATGCAATCTTGAAGAATGAGCTAAGTAATCTCAGTGAACCTGCACCTTGCCAGTATAAGGAAGTTGTGTCCAATGGGTCAGGTTGTTCCCCTCTTCCACTGAATGACCTTTCTCTTCGTATAACG gTCTTTCAACAAATTCCAGGCACGCTTTTGGTTAGAGGTTCATTGCAGCATCGAGAGAGCCCAGCTGCAG GTGCATTCCCATTGATATTCTTGAGATTGGAGGAAGTTCTCAAACttaaattttgtagagagaAGGCATCTGCTGGTGGTTCATCCATTAATCGAGCAAGATAA
- the LOC131308320 gene encoding uncharacterized protein LOC131308320 isoform X2: protein MGSKKKRKRGVVLVERPTIHPRNKYSDNPPDFAQLASLYPSFEPFVFFSRDGRPRIDWTDFNATRELTRVLLLHDHSLNWWIPDGQLCPTVPNRSNYIHWIEDLLSSEIITNTHPKGDGEVVRGFDIGTGANCIYPLLGASLLGWSFVGSDVTDVALEWAERNVKNNPHISGLIEIRKVESGKMTSYGEESCEGQLVDSGSNTLTHEIEARNPEPDFLLPLELHSNVNKSYHGPPVLNGIVRDGEEFDFCMCNPPFFESMEEAGLNPKTSCGGTLEEMVCPGGEEAFISRIIQDSFELKQSIRWYTSMVGRKSNMKILMSKLREVGVTVVKTTEFVQGQTCRWGLAWSFMPPAKKVISSHITEKSVLSFTLEGLQRQYSAIHVLQSVETFFCGAGATCKSNASAFTLDITASNDHFDAILKNELSNLSEPAPCQYKEVVSNGSGCSPLPLNDLSLRITVFQQIPGTLLVRGSLQHRESPAAGFAIPVT, encoded by the exons ATGGGGagcaagaagaagaggaagaggggggTGGTGCTGGTGGAGAGGCCAACCATACACCCTCGAAACAAGTACTCCGACAACCCACCCGACTTCGCCCAATTAGCCTCTCTGTACCCTTCTTTTGAGccctttgttttcttctctcgTGACGGTCGACCCAGAATCGACTGGACCGATTTCAATGCCACCAGAGAGCTCACTAGGGTTTTGCTCCTCCACGATCATTCCCTCAATTG GTGGATTCCTGATGGGCAGCTCTGCCCTACTGTGCCAAACAGATCTAACTACATTCACTGGATTGAAGATCTATTGTCATCCGAAATTATTACAAACACTCATCCTAAAGGTGATGGTGAAGTTGTAAGAGGTTTTGATATTGGAACCGGGGCCAACTGTATCTATCCGCTTCTTGGTGCATCCCTTCTGGGATGGAGTTTCGTCGGGTCAG ATGTGACTGATGTTGCATTGGAGTGGGCGGAGAGAAACGTGAAAAATAATCCACACATTTCTGGTTTAATTGAAATTAGAAAGGTTGAGAGTGGCAAGATGACATCTTATGGGGAAGAGTCATGTGAAGGCCAGCTGGTTGACAGTGGAAGCAATACACTCACACATGAAATTGAGGCAAGAAATCCAGAGCCTGATTTTCTACTTCCACTCGAATTGCATTCAAATGTGAATAAGAGTTATCATGGACCCCCTGTACTTAATGGCATTGTCAGGGACGGAGAGGAATTCGACTTCTGTATGTGTAATCCTCCATTTTTTGAGTCAATGGAGGAAGCAGGGTTAAATCCAAAAACGTCCTGTGGTGGGACCCTAGAGGAGATGGTTTGTCCTGGTGGAGAGGAAGCTTTCATCAGCCGTATAATTCAGGATAGTTTTGAATTGAAGCAGTCTATCCG GTGGTACACATCAATGGTTGGAAGGAAATCAAACATGAAGATCCTGATGTCAAAACTTCGTGAGGTTGGAGTAACTGTAGTTAAGACAACTGAATTTGTTCAAGGCCAAACTTGCCGATGGGGGCTAGCATGGTCATTCATGCCTCCTGCCAAGAAAGTTATATCATCTCATATCACCGAGAAGAGTGTGCTCTCTTTCACGCTTGAG GGTCTTCAACGCCAATACAGTGCAATACATGTGTTGCAATCTGTGGAAACCTTTTTCTGTGGTGCTGGTGCAACTTGTAAATCAAATGCTTCTGCATTTACCCTTGAT ATCACTGCTTCTAATGATCATTTTGATGCAATCTTGAAGAATGAGCTAAGTAATCTCAGTGAACCTGCACCTTGCCAGTATAAGGAAGTTGTGTCCAATGGGTCAGGTTGTTCCCCTCTTCCACTGAATGACCTTTCTCTTCGTATAACG gTCTTTCAACAAATTCCAGGCACGCTTTTGGTTAGAGGTTCATTGCAGCATCGAGAGAGCCCAGCTGCAGGTTTTGCCATACCTGTTACTTGA
- the LOC131308320 gene encoding uncharacterized protein LOC131308320 isoform X3 has product MGSKKKRKRGVVLVERPTIHPRNKYSDNPPDFAQLASLYPSFEPFVFFSRDGRPRIDWTDFNATRELTRVLLLHDHSLNWWIPDGQLCPTVPNRSNYIHWIEDLLSSEIITNTHPKGDGEVVRGFDIGTGANCIYPLLGASLLGWSFVGSDVTDVALEWAERNVKNNPHISGLIEIRKVESGKMTSYGEESCEGQLVDSGSNTLTHEIEARNPEPDFLLPLELHSNVNKSYHGPPVLNGIVRDGEEFDFCMCNPPFFESMEEAGLNPKTSCGGTLEEMVCPGGEEAFISRIIQDSFELKQSIRWYTSMVGRKSNMKILMSKLREVGVTVVKTTEFVQGQTCRWGLAWSFMPPAKKVISSHITEKSVLSFTLEGLQRQYSAIHVLQSVETFFCGAGATCKSNASAFTLDITASNDHFDAILKNELSNLSEPAPCQYKEVVSNGSGLSTNSRHAFG; this is encoded by the exons ATGGGGagcaagaagaagaggaagaggggggTGGTGCTGGTGGAGAGGCCAACCATACACCCTCGAAACAAGTACTCCGACAACCCACCCGACTTCGCCCAATTAGCCTCTCTGTACCCTTCTTTTGAGccctttgttttcttctctcgTGACGGTCGACCCAGAATCGACTGGACCGATTTCAATGCCACCAGAGAGCTCACTAGGGTTTTGCTCCTCCACGATCATTCCCTCAATTG GTGGATTCCTGATGGGCAGCTCTGCCCTACTGTGCCAAACAGATCTAACTACATTCACTGGATTGAAGATCTATTGTCATCCGAAATTATTACAAACACTCATCCTAAAGGTGATGGTGAAGTTGTAAGAGGTTTTGATATTGGAACCGGGGCCAACTGTATCTATCCGCTTCTTGGTGCATCCCTTCTGGGATGGAGTTTCGTCGGGTCAG ATGTGACTGATGTTGCATTGGAGTGGGCGGAGAGAAACGTGAAAAATAATCCACACATTTCTGGTTTAATTGAAATTAGAAAGGTTGAGAGTGGCAAGATGACATCTTATGGGGAAGAGTCATGTGAAGGCCAGCTGGTTGACAGTGGAAGCAATACACTCACACATGAAATTGAGGCAAGAAATCCAGAGCCTGATTTTCTACTTCCACTCGAATTGCATTCAAATGTGAATAAGAGTTATCATGGACCCCCTGTACTTAATGGCATTGTCAGGGACGGAGAGGAATTCGACTTCTGTATGTGTAATCCTCCATTTTTTGAGTCAATGGAGGAAGCAGGGTTAAATCCAAAAACGTCCTGTGGTGGGACCCTAGAGGAGATGGTTTGTCCTGGTGGAGAGGAAGCTTTCATCAGCCGTATAATTCAGGATAGTTTTGAATTGAAGCAGTCTATCCG GTGGTACACATCAATGGTTGGAAGGAAATCAAACATGAAGATCCTGATGTCAAAACTTCGTGAGGTTGGAGTAACTGTAGTTAAGACAACTGAATTTGTTCAAGGCCAAACTTGCCGATGGGGGCTAGCATGGTCATTCATGCCTCCTGCCAAGAAAGTTATATCATCTCATATCACCGAGAAGAGTGTGCTCTCTTTCACGCTTGAG GGTCTTCAACGCCAATACAGTGCAATACATGTGTTGCAATCTGTGGAAACCTTTTTCTGTGGTGCTGGTGCAACTTGTAAATCAAATGCTTCTGCATTTACCCTTGAT ATCACTGCTTCTAATGATCATTTTGATGCAATCTTGAAGAATGAGCTAAGTAATCTCAGTGAACCTGCACCTTGCCAGTATAAGGAAGTTGTGTCCAATGGGTCAG gTCTTTCAACAAATTCCAGGCACGCTTTTGGTTAG
- the LOC131307643 gene encoding chaperone protein dnaJ 11, chloroplastic-like, giving the protein MASPALSLYEVLGIPMGASGHEIKAAYRKLARTCHPDVAAVNHRDTSSAEFMKIHAAYSTLSDPNKRAVYDRDLFSVRQRFGKLSTNSAAMAAAVSGFTGYPRRNWETDQCW; this is encoded by the coding sequence ATGGCTTCGCCAGCTCTGTCCCTGTACGAGGTTTTGGGGATTCCCATGGGCGCCAGTGGTCACGAAATCAAGGCGGCGTACCGGAAACTGGCGAGGACGTGTCATCCCGACGTGGCCGCCGTCAACCACAGAGACACGTCGTCGGCCGAATTCATGAAGATTCATGCGGCTTACTCCACACTGTCGGATCCCAACAAGCGTGCTGTTTATGACCGCGATCTTTTTAGCGTACGTCAAAGGTTTGGGAAGCTGTCCACGAATTCGGCGGCGATGGCGGCGGCCGTGTCGGGGTTTACCGGTTATCCTCGCCGGAATTGGGAGACTGACCAGTGTTGGTAG
- the LOC131308609 gene encoding uncharacterized protein LOC131308609, translating to MADLVKQILAKPIQLADQVTKASDDVNYNRTECLEIKSKTEKLAGLLRQAARASNDLYERPTRRIIEDTEQVLDKALSLVFKCRANGLRRVFTIIPQAAFRKTSQQLENSIGDVSWLLRVSTPADDRDDEYLGLPPIAANEPILCLIWEQIAILCSGSIEERTDAAASLVSLARDNDRYGRLIIEEGGVAPLLKLAKEGRMEGQENAARAIGLLGRDPESVEQIVNAGVCGVFAKILKEGHMTVQVVVAWAISELAANHPKCQDHFVQNNTIRLLVRHLAFETIQEHSKYAIPSKQAMSIHTVVMANSNSTNSGSGNKHEDDENKHFGSQISRPLSNETATGHAQMHNVVANSLALRTQSNQNHAKNNHHQQHHQHVTLAGGSIKGREMENPETKAQMKAMAARALWHLCSGNVSICKNITESRALLCFAVLLEKGAEEVQFNSAMALVEIAAVAEENAELRRSAFKPNSPACRAVVDQLLRTIEKGDSELLIPCVRAIGHLARTFRATETRMIPPLVKLLDENEREAEVITEAVIALTKFAETENYLHINHSKAIIDDGGAKHLIQQVYFGEQMVQPLALILLCYMALHVPDNEALAQAEVLVVIEWASKQGHLTQDPLIDSLLTDAKQKLELYQSRGSRGFH from the coding sequence ATGGCGGACTTGGTGAAACAAATCCTAGCCAAACCCATACAATTAGCCGACCAAGTCACCAAAGCATCAGACGACGTGAATTACAACAGAACGGAATGCCTCGAGATCAAATCCAAGACAGAGAAACTCGCCGGCCTCCTCCGTCAGGCGGCACGTGCAAGCAACGACCTCTACGAGCGCCCCACGCGCCGCATCATCGAGGACACCGAACAAGTCCTCGACAAGGCATTAAGCCTCGTGTTCAAGTGCCGCGCCAACGGCCTCCGGCGCGTGTTCACCATCATCCCCCAGGCCGCGTTCCGCAAAACCTCCCAGCAGCTGGAAAACTCCATCGGCGACGTGTCGTGGCTCCTCCGCGTGTCCACCCCAGCCGACGATCGCGACGACGAGTACCTGGGCCTCCCTCCTATAGCCGCCAACGAGCCCATCTTATGCCTCATTTGGGAACAAATCGCGATCCTCTGCTCCGGCTCGATAGAGGAACGGACTGACGCAGCCGCGTCTCTCGTCTCATTGGCTAGAGACAATGATAGATACGGGAGGTTGATCATTGAGGAAGGCGGGGTGGCACCATTGCTGAAGCTCGCGAAAGAAGGGAGAATGGAAGGCCAAGAAAACGCGGCCCGAGCGATCGGGCTGCTGGGGCGTGATCCAGAGAGCGTTGAGCAGATCGTGAACGCGGGGGTTTGTGGGGTGTTTGCCAAGATCCTGAAAGAAGGTCACATGACGGTTCAGGTGGTGGTGGCCTGGGCGATATCGGAGTTGGCTGCGAATCACCCGAAATGTCAAGACCATTTCGTGCAAAACAACACGATTCGGCTGCTGGTTCGACATCTAGCTTTCGAGACGATTCAAGAGCATAGTAAGTACGCGATTCCTAGTAAACAAGCCATGTCGATCCACACTGTCGTGATGGCCAATTCGAACAGTACCAATAGTGGTAGCGGGAATAAGCACGAAGACGATGAGAATAAGCATTTCGGTAGCCAAATTTCGCGACCGTTGAGTAACGAGACCGCTACTGGTCATGCACAAATGCACAACGTGGTTGCTAACTCGTTGGCCCTTAGAACACAGTCGAATCAAAACCATGCGAAAAATAACCACCACCAGCAGCACCACCAACATGTTACGTTGGCCGGGGGTAGCATAAAGGGAAGGGAAATGGAAAATCCGGAGACGAAGGCCCAAATGAAGGCAATGGCAGCCAGAGCCCTTTGGCACCTTTGTTCCGGGAATGTTTCAATATGCAAAAACATCACGGAATCGCGAGCGCTTTTGTGCTTTGCGGTTTTGTTAGAAAAGGGTGCTGAAGAGGTTCAGTTCAATTCTGCCATGGCATTGGTGGAAATCGCGGCTGTAGCTGAGGAAAACGCGGAGTTGAGGAGATCGGCTTTCAAGCCCAATTCGCCCGCTTGCAGAGCTGTGGTGGACCAGTTGCTTAGAACCATTGAGAAAGGAGATTCAGAGCTGCTTATCCCTTGTGTTAGAGCTATTGGGCATTTGGCTAGGACTTTTCGGGCTACAGAGACAAGAATGATACCACCTTTGGTTAAACTGCTtgatgaaaatgaaagagaggCCGAGGTCATAACCGAGGCAGTGATTGCACTGACCAAATTTGCAGAAACTGAGAACTATCTTCATATTAATCACAGCAAGGCAATCATAGATGATGGGGGTGCTAAGCATTTGATACAACAAGTGTATTTTGGTGAACAAATGGTTCAGCCACTGGCATTGATTCTCTTGTGCTACATGGCACTACATGTACCAGATAATGAGGCTCTAGCCCAAGCAGAAGTGCTTGTAGTGATCGAATGGGCATCGAAGCAGGGGCATTTGACGCAAGATCCTTTAATCGATTCGCTGTTGACCGATGCCAAACAAAAACTGGAACTCTACCAATCAAGAGGGTCAAGGGGATTCCATTAG
- the LOC131307189 gene encoding uncharacterized protein LOC131307189, with amino-acid sequence MKHASARNVVERTFGILKARWAILRSHSYFPIRTQCRIITACCLLHNFITCEMPNDPFAQVNDNQQEAHETEEDEFIDVVEAINQWSEWRTTLATQMFNEWQANRAHGNFT; translated from the coding sequence ATGAAACACGCTTCTGCTCGTAATGTGGTTGAGAGAACATTTGGCATTCTTAAAGCGAGATGGGCAATTTTGAGGTCTCATTCTTACTTTCCTATCCGGACTCAATGTCGTATAATCACTGCATGTTGCCTTCTCCACAACTTCATAACATGCGAAATGCCCAATGATCCATTTGCACAAGTAAATGATAACCAACAAGAGGCACATGAAACCGAAGAAGATGAGTTCATTGATGTTGTGGAAGCCATCAACCAATGGAGTGAATGGAGGACCACATTGGCCACTCAGATGTTTAATGAGTGGCAGGCCAATAGGGCTCATGGGAATTTTACTTAG